CACCTATCGGAACTATTTTCTCGATTTTGACGAGAATGTCCGGATGTACAAAGAGGGCGAGGAAAAACTGGCGAAACTGTTTGACGGTTTCCCGATGCCTAATATGATCACACCTTCTATCAGTTACGGGCATGTAAATTGTCTCGGTGCGGAGCTTATTTTTCCCGAAAACGGTGAAGTCGGCATCAAACATCTCTGCTCAACGGTCAAAGAGGGTATAGAACTTCTAAAATCAAAAAGGGGCGTTGATTTTTCCAAAGAGGGCATGTTCCCGTTTTACGCCGAATTTTCCGAAAAGCTGAAAGCGGCTTTTCCGGGCCGTTCCGTTTGGTTCGGATTCGGAGTCGAAGGCCCGCTCACAACGTCTTACGAATTGCTTGGTGACCGGATTTTTACCGAAATTTACGACGAGCCGGAACTTTGCGCCGAGTTTTTAGATTTGCTTACGGACAGCATCAACGATTATTCCGCAGCACTGCGCCGCCTTGACGGTGATAAGCCGTTTCCCGACGATACGGCTTATCTGGCCGACGATATCGCAAGCATGATTCCCGATTCGCTCTGGCCGGAATTTGTGCTCCCGTTTTGGGAAAAGTATTATCGCTTCCGCACCTCCGGAAAGCGTAATATCCACATCGAAGGACTATTGCCGAACCAATTGAAGTTTCTCGAGGAAGCGCGCATCGAGCGTTATGATCCCTCGATTTCAACGATGCTCACGCCTGCGATTATCGAAAAAACATGCAAAGTGCCGTTTATGTGGCGAATCGGGTCGTTTCATTTTCCGCAGATGAGCAAAAAGGATACAGCGGATTTTGTGTATCTTGCTGCTGCTGACGGCGCTAACAACGTCCACACTTATATCGCGGACGATACGCTCGACCCTGAGACCGTCGAAAAAATCACTATTTTCCGCGACACCGCGCAAAAAGTGCAAAAACTGCTTTCCGGCGGAATGCCGAGAACGGAACTGAGAAAGTTTACGGGTTATTCCGACAGCGCCGAATATTGGGACAACTGGCGCGGCTACAAGGGCAAGCCGCAATTTAAAAAAGGATAAGAATATGATCACGCAAAAAGAGATCGATAAAATCAACGAACTCGCCAAAAAGGCGCGCGGGTGCGGCCTGACCGAGGATGAAAAAAAAGAGCAGGCGCATCTGCGGGCATTATATATCGCATCGTTTCGTGACAGTTTGCGCGGGCAGTTGGATGCGATCACGCTGGTTGATGAAAACGGAAATAAGAGAAAGCTGAAACATAAATGACTGATTCGGAGTTTTGTATTAAATTCGCCGAGAGCGATCTGCCGCACCGCGCTCTTTTGTTTTATTGCCTAAAAAGCGGCTCAGCAGAAATCATATTCTGCGGTGAAGACGGCATGCTGTTGTTTGACCAAAACGGCGGCCATTATTTGCTGACGGCGAAAAGCCGAAAAACAGCGGAAAAACTAATCGATAAAGTACCTCAAGGAAATTCAATTGTAGCGCATGAGGATTTTTATGATGATCTCTTGCATTGCCGAAATCCGATTCGAAAGACGAGATGCAATGCGGCCGCTTATCTGAAGAAAGAACCGCCCGAAGCGCCCGATGCAGATATCAGACAATTGACAGCCGACGATCTGCCTCTGATTGTCGAACATTATCATCTGTTCACTGATGCAGGCTATTTTGCCGAGCGGCTTTCCGGCGGCTTTATGTACGGCATCTATATCAACGGAGAACCCACCGGCTTTATCGGAAGGCACGACAGCGGCGAAATGGGAATGCTCGAAATTTTTGAGCCGTACCGAAAACAAGGTCTCGGTTATAAACTTGAAAAATTTATCATTCGAAAAGTTCTTTCGGAGGGAAACCTGCCGATCGGCGAAGTTGTCGTTGGAAACACGGCTTCGTTTGCGCTCCAGCGAAAAGTCGGTATGTCCGTTGATATCGAGCAAACGGTAACATGGTGGAATTACGATCGAATATGTTAAAAATTACATGAAAATTTTCGCCCATCGGGGCATAATAATCGTGTACCGGATGTAAAAGCATCTTGGATGTGAACATCGCGGATGTAAACATCGACGGATGTAGCATTATAGATGTGAAACGTCACAGATTTCATGCATCCAGTACAATTCAGCAGAAACGATGCAATGCCATGAAAAAGGCAGCACTGATGATCCTTTGCTGTTTGATCTTTTTGCAAGGTACAGGTTTTATCGCATCAGCGAGCACTGGCGTGTTGTTTACTGTCCGGGAGGATAAAGTCGAGGACGAAGCGGTTTCGTTTGTTTGGCGGCATCCCCGCATATACGGACTTTATGACACCGAAACCATGAAAATACTCAATCAGCTTCTGAAAGAAGAGGGACAACGAGCGTATCTGGAGGTTCGCTATAAAGCGATGTCGATCAATGAAAGAGCGACAGGCGAAA
This DNA window, taken from Oscillospiraceae bacterium, encodes the following:
- a CDS encoding uroporphyrinogen decarboxylase family protein translates to MDKPLNSQKPEPRVVDYDTLRKNTPFTWSVGSTVMSLIKLAGLTYRNYFLDFDENVRMYKEGEEKLAKLFDGFPMPNMITPSISYGHVNCLGAELIFPENGEVGIKHLCSTVKEGIELLKSKRGVDFSKEGMFPFYAEFSEKLKAAFPGRSVWFGFGVEGPLTTSYELLGDRIFTEIYDEPELCAEFLDLLTDSINDYSAALRRLDGDKPFPDDTAYLADDIASMIPDSLWPEFVLPFWEKYYRFRTSGKRNIHIEGLLPNQLKFLEEARIERYDPSISTMLTPAIIEKTCKVPFMWRIGSFHFPQMSKKDTADFVYLAAADGANNVHTYIADDTLDPETVEKITIFRDTAQKVQKLLSGGMPRTELRKFTGYSDSAEYWDNWRGYKGKPQFKKG
- a CDS encoding DUF896 domain-containing protein; its protein translation is MTQKEIDKINELAKKARGCGLTEDEKKEQAHLRALYIASFRDSLRGQLDAITLVDENGNKRKLKHK
- a CDS encoding GNAT family N-acetyltransferase gives rise to the protein MTDSEFCIKFAESDLPHRALLFYCLKSGSAEIIFCGEDGMLLFDQNGGHYLLTAKSRKTAEKLIDKVPQGNSIVAHEDFYDDLLHCRNPIRKTRCNAAAYLKKEPPEAPDADIRQLTADDLPLIVEHYHLFTDAGYFAERLSGGFMYGIYINGEPTGFIGRHDSGEMGMLEIFEPYRKQGLGYKLEKFIIRKVLSEGNLPIGEVVVGNTASFALQRKVGMSVDIEQTVTWWNYDRIC